Below is a window of Mucilaginibacter sp. PAMC 26640 DNA.
TTTCCAGCACGTCGATGTATTTTGAGTCGCCATGCAGCAGGAACATCCGCTGGTTCCAAAAAACGTTGCCAATGGCCGCGCAGGTTTCGTTGTAGGCAGTCGTATTTGGCAATTCGTAATTAGCGCCAAAACGCTCGCCATCGCCAACCGCACCAATGCTGCCCTGCACGTACATTTTTTTGGTAACCATGTTGTCCCAAATTTTATCTATTGCTGAAAGATATTCCTTATCGCCGGTTAAAGCGGCAACATCTGCCATGCCCGAGTACAGGTACATGGCGCGTACGGCATGCCCTTCTGCTTCATCCTGTTGAACAACAGGTTTATCATCCTGGTAATAGGTACCGTTCTCGTATACGTTCTTACTCTTTTTATTATAAACCTTTTGGCCACGCTGATCGATAAAGAACTTGGCCAGATCCAGGTATTCTTTTTTGCCGGTGATGCGGTATAAACGCACCAGGCCCATCTCAACAATCTCGTGGCCCGGGGCCACATGTTTTTTATCGGGGCCGAAGGTGCGAACCAATAAGTCGGCGTTTTTAATCGCTATATTTAAAAAGTTGCGCTTGCCGGTTGCCATAAAGTGAGCCGCGGCACCTTCGTACATGTGGCCGGCATTGTATAACTCGTGACTGGCTTCCTGCTCTTTTACCCAACGCTCGGGGCCGGCCCATGAGCCAGGGTGCAGCGGATCAATCGTACGGGAAGTATACAGGTAACCGTCTTTCTCCTGCGCCTTGCCAACAACTTCAATCAACGAATCCAGGTAAGCATCCAGTTTCTTATCAGGATGAACGGCAAGTGAATATGAAGCGCCTTCTATCGTTTTATAAATATCTGTATCATCAAATGGGTAGGCCGTACAAAATTTGCCTTTACCTTCTGCTGCCATCTCAAAGTTTTTGATCCTGCCGGTAGTTTTACAACGATCGAACGAGGCCGGGATGGTTACCGTTCGGTTGGTTTCAATGCGCGAGGTCCATAAGTGATCCGTCAGTTTCACCTGCGTAAATGCAACAGGTTGAATAGGATAATCCTGTTTTTGCGCAAGGGCAGAAACACTGTAGCAAGCGAAAATCAAAAAGCAGATCTTTTTCATAAACAAAGAAATTTGGTTAGCTGGCTTAAATGTAAAACTATTCAAATGTAAATGTAAATACCAAGCAGTAATAATTGATTTTTACCTGATTGTAACTATATATTACCCTTATAAGAAGTTATTTTACCATGTTATGGGATAAAATACCGTAAATATTAAAAGTTTAAAATATTATATATTCCGTTAAGCAGGTATTTATTTTAAATAATTTCAAATAAATAATATTATAATTCACTTGAAGATGGTGCTGAAAGATATGATTATCAGGGTTGACCAAAAAACAAATGCCGAGGATTTCGATCAACAACGAAAAAAGCTGCCAAAATCAAAAAAGAAATCATTGAGCGATTTTTACGGAAAGCTTAAGGGCGTTTCGGTGAAGGACGTTATTACCAACAGAAAATTAAGAAATGAATGGAAATAGGAACAAATATTTAATATTCCCTTTACATTTCTTAATTAATTAAATTGCTACATTTATTACTTGAAAAATTAACACCATTATGAAAAGAAAGATCTTTACTACAGCTTTATTATCCTGCTGCTTTATGATATGCCTGGCAGCATTCGCAACCCTTGACGGCAAATGGGTGGGCAACATTAACACACCAGATGGACAGGCTTTGGAAGTAACCTACAACTTTAAAGCAGATGGCGACAAGTTAACAGGTACCGCCGTATCTCCAATGGGCGAAGTAAACCTTGAGGATGGCAAAATAAACGGTGATGAGTTCAGTTTCAAAGTAAACGTTAGCGGCACCGAGTATCCTCACAAAGGTAAAGCCTACGCAGATTCATGCGCCATGGATATTGATTTCGGCGGCAGTTCTTCTCACTTCGTGGTGAAACGCGCCAAGTAATCCGGTAATTCCGACTTATAAACCACCCCCAAAAAGTTAAACACTTATTGGGGGTGTTTTTATGTTGTTAACCTTGTATATATTACCTTTGCGGCCAAATGCAACGTATAACCGCATACTTTCTCATCGTTTCACTTATTACAGTGAACTTTACCCGCCTTTTTATTTACGCGGGCTTTGAGCTGAACCGGGGTTATATTGCTGCCAAACTTTGCGAAAACCGCGATAAACCCTGGATGCACTGTAACGGCAAGTGCTACTTTATGAAAAAGATAAAGCAAGCCGAAGACAGTAAGAACTCCGAAGAAAAACAGGCCCAAAAAAACCTGTTCCAGGAGGCCGGCACCGTCCGCCAGGTGACTATCCAATTTCACTCCGTTGTTTTGGCAGTGATGCAAATTCCCCGTCAGCAGATTAAACTGCCTGTGCAGTCGCGCACTATCTTTCAGCCACCACGGCTCTCATAAATACCCATTCATTTCCTGATCAGGTTTTAAATAATGGCATCGCCCATCGTTTAAACTAATGCATTTTATTTTTTTGAATGCGTTGTTGGCCTGCTTACCGGTAATCCGCTGAATCGACTCCCCCCCCTTCTCTGCTTGGCAAAGGCGAGGAGACATAGCGCTAGTTTTATTTCCACCCTCTTTGCGAAGCAGAGAGGGTCGGGCAGCGTAGCGAACCCGGGGTGAGTGAACTCTTCGTGCGATTGCCACGGGTGTAGATGCCTGGATTAGTTAGCAATGGGTTTGAAACCATGCTAACCTGAAATCTCCGGTTTAACATCGCCTAACAACCACTCAATATCACCACATTGGCTTGCGCCACTTTAATGTACTTTATGAAACTATTTACCTTTATATATATACTATTCACATCCTTTTCCATCGTAACATATGCTCAAACCAGCCTGACTGGCACAGTAACGGATGCCCGTACCCACGAACCGATTCCAGGTGTAATGGTGTGTACTGCCGACGATGCTGCCAATCCGAAAGACCTTGCGCATACTAATGCCAAAGGTTGGTTTACCATCAACGCCGCGGGCATTAAAATTCTTCGCTTTTCCATGGTGGGGTATAACAGCCAAACGTTCACCATCAGCGGTAAAAATACAACAGTGTCCATCCTGATGGAGCCTTCTACAATTGATCTGCAGCAGGTAGTGGTATCTGCCAGCAGGGAAAAGCAGGCCAGGCAGGATGCGCCGATTGCCATCAGCAAAATAAACGCTACCCAAATTCATGACACCAAAGCCACCGCCCTTTACCAATTATTGAATAAAGTTGCCGGTGTTTACATGGTTGATCTCGGCAACGAACAGCATACCATGGCCATCCGCCAGCCGATCACCTATAATGCCCTTTACCTGTATATGGAAGATGGTTTGCCTATCCGCCCCACGGGCATCTTCAATCACAACTCCTTGTATGAGATCAACATGAGCGGCGTTAGGGATATCGAGGTGATCAAAGGGCCGGCTTCTTCCTTGTATGGCAGTAACGCTATCGGGGGTGCGGTTAATTTTATTACACAAGGCGCACCATCCGGTTATGCGGCCAATGTTTCATTGCGTGGAGATAATTACCATTACCGCCGGGTAGATGCCGATGGTGGCTTTACGTCGGGTAAATTTGGCCTGTATGCAGGAGGCTATATTGCCCATCAAAAAGATAGCTGGCAGGATTACAGCGACTTTGATAAATACTCGGGCAATTTCAAAACCACTTATGACTTTGATGCAGCAACCCGGTTAACTACTTCTGTAACTTATAACTACTTAAACACCCAAACACCCGGCAGTTTAGATAGTGCGCATTTTTATAGCCGCAGCTATGGGGCCAACCAGCGTTTTACCTATCGTAAGGTACAAGCCTTCCGGGCAAATGCCAAACTGGAACACGCCTGGAGTGAAAAAAGCAACACCTTTTTAACGCTGTTTTACCGGGATAATTCTACAGCACAGCTGCCCAGCTATTATATCAGCGACGTAAGGGACAACACCGGTCAATACATCAGCTCTAACGGACAGGTGAACGATCAAAGCTTTCACAGCATAGGCCTTTTGGCCCAGCACCGCACAGATTTTGATTTCCTGCGGTCGAGGTTAATTGTTGGCGCTTATTTAGATAACAGCCCCAGCAGCTATTACGCCAAGTACCTGGAAGTGCAAAAAGATGTAGCAAATAACTATTACACCGGCTTCACCAACACCGGCCGCTACATAGATGATTACCGCATTAAACTATTTAACACCGCAGCATACACCCAATACGAGATCAGACCGGCTGATGCCTTGCGCGTGGTAATGGGTTTACGGTATGACCGTATTCACTATGCCTTTAGCAATAACATCCCCGCGGGCAGCAGCAAGTACAAACAACAGGAAACAAACGATTTTAACATCCTTGCCCCAAAACTGGGCCTTACTTACAATATCGGTAATAACAAAGGTTTCTATGCCAACTACAGCGTAGGTTTCCAGCCACCGGAAACAGGCGACCTGTACAGCTCCAGGCAATTAGTCCCGTTAAAGCAGGCAACCTTTAACAATTATGAGGCTGGCGGCTGGTTTAGCGCACTCAGTAAAAAAATGTATGTGGAAGTAAGTTTGTTTGATCTGGAAGGACGTAACGAGATCATTAATCAGCTATTGCCGGATAATACCACGCAGAACCAAAATGCCGGTGCTACCCGCCACCGCGGTATCGAGTATTCGCTTGTTTACGCACCGGTAAGGGAGTTCAGTTTCCGGTTTAGCGGCACGAATGCCCGCCATACTTATGTTGATTACAGCGAAGTAAGCACCAATTTCGCCACAGGCACCAATACGGTGTTCAGCTATAATGGA
It encodes the following:
- a CDS encoding glycoside hydrolase, which codes for MKRKIFTTALLSCCFMICLAAFATLDGKWVGNINTPDGQALEVTYNFKADGDKLTGTAVSPMGEVNLEDGKINGDEFSFKVNVSGTEYPHKGKAYADSCAMDIDFGGSSSHFVVKRAK
- a CDS encoding six-hairpin glycosidase, with translation MKKICFLIFACYSVSALAQKQDYPIQPVAFTQVKLTDHLWTSRIETNRTVTIPASFDRCKTTGRIKNFEMAAEGKGKFCTAYPFDDTDIYKTIEGASYSLAVHPDKKLDAYLDSLIEVVGKAQEKDGYLYTSRTIDPLHPGSWAGPERWVKEQEASHELYNAGHMYEGAAAHFMATGKRNFLNIAIKNADLLVRTFGPDKKHVAPGHEIVEMGLVRLYRITGKKEYLDLAKFFIDQRGQKVYNKKSKNVYENGTYYQDDKPVVQQDEAEGHAVRAMYLYSGMADVAALTGDKEYLSAIDKIWDNMVTKKMYVQGSIGAVGDGERFGANYELPNTTAYNETCAAIGNVFWNQRMFLLHGDSKYIDVLEKTLYNGLISGVGLDGKSFFYTNAMQIQDDFTHPDIERERSGWFVCSCCPTNVARLIPSIPGYIYAQNGKDVFVNLFISGSGNLKVNNKTLNITQQNNYPWDGGLVFNINPASAMDLNLKIRIPGWANNQAIPSDLYSYQQSSASKIEIKLNGKPVAYTVDKGYAVISKKWKKGDKVEMTLPMDIQRVVANQLLPDDAGKVALQRGPLMYCAEWKDNDGKAANIIIPKTTEFKTQYEAGLLNGVTVLTGEVRAVNIDNDGQNVSTQTKTLTAIPYYAWANRGKGEMMVWFPQQVKYVDLQAK